A stretch of the Solirubrobacterales bacterium genome encodes the following:
- a CDS encoding CoA transferase, with amino-acid sequence MAGTEDLPLAGITVLDLTRLLPGPFCSQLLADFGAEVIKVEDTGAGDYIRHAPPYHPAADGADEDQLNASGTRSGLYLSLNRGKRSIRLDLKQEAGREAFHRLAATADVVLEGFRPGVADRLGVDYETLAALNPGLVYCSITGYGQDGPYRDRAGHDLNYQGIAGLLGLTGAADGPPVQPAGQIGDLGGGALNAAFGIMVALFHRERTGMGQLVDISMTDGAMAWLAMVAGRYFTDGHVPRRGELELGGGLVCYLPYEAKNGWVSCGALEPKFWQKFCNETGHPELIAVQFERPGGAGWEQVAAVFRERTREEWKEFNDQHDCCIEPILDVDEALDSELARERGMVVEFDQPGIGPVRQLGNPIRMSGTPAREPSAAPAIGADTRDLLAAAGLDAAEIDALFESGAAAGPGGPGEVEIRL; translated from the coding sequence ATGGCCGGAACCGAAGATCTCCCGCTGGCCGGGATCACCGTCCTCGACCTGACCCGGCTCCTGCCCGGCCCGTTCTGCTCGCAGCTTCTGGCGGACTTCGGGGCCGAGGTGATCAAGGTGGAGGACACCGGGGCCGGGGACTACATCCGCCACGCCCCGCCCTACCATCCGGCCGCCGACGGAGCCGACGAGGATCAACTGAACGCATCCGGCACCCGCTCCGGGCTCTACCTCTCACTTAACAGGGGCAAACGCTCGATCCGGCTGGACCTGAAACAGGAGGCCGGACGGGAGGCCTTCCACCGGCTGGCCGCCACCGCCGACGTGGTGCTGGAGGGCTTTCGGCCCGGGGTTGCCGACCGCCTCGGGGTTGACTACGAAACCCTCGCCGCCCTCAACCCGGGCCTGGTCTACTGCTCGATCACCGGTTACGGCCAGGACGGGCCGTACCGCGACCGGGCCGGTCACGACCTCAACTACCAGGGGATCGCCGGCCTGCTCGGACTGACCGGGGCCGCCGACGGTCCGCCGGTTCAGCCGGCCGGACAGATCGGGGATCTCGGCGGCGGGGCGCTCAACGCCGCCTTCGGGATCATGGTCGCCCTCTTTCACCGTGAGCGCACCGGGATGGGCCAGCTGGTGGACATCTCGATGACCGACGGGGCGATGGCCTGGCTGGCGATGGTCGCCGGCCGCTACTTCACCGACGGTCACGTGCCCCGCCGCGGTGAACTCGAACTCGGCGGCGGACTGGTCTGCTACCTGCCCTACGAGGCGAAGAACGGCTGGGTTTCCTGCGGGGCGCTCGAACCGAAGTTCTGGCAGAAGTTCTGTAACGAAACCGGCCATCCGGAGCTGATCGCGGTCCAGTTCGAACGCCCCGGCGGCGCCGGCTGGGAGCAGGTTGCCGCCGTCTTCCGGGAACGCACCCGGGAGGAGTGGAAAGAGTTCAACGACCAGCACGACTGCTGCATCGAACCGATCCTCGATGTGGACGAGGCACTGGATTCGGAGCTGGCCCGGGAGCGGGGGATGGTGGTTGAGTTCGACCAGCCCGGCATCGGACCGGTCAGGCAGCTCGGCAACCCGATCCGGATGAGCGGAACCCCGGCCCGCGAACCGTCCGCCGCCCCGGCGATCGGGGCCGACACCCGGGATCTGCTCGCCGCCGCGGGACTGGACGCGGCCGAGATCGACGCCCTGTTTGAGTCCGGGGCCGCCGCCGGACCGGGCGGCCCGGGGGAGGTCGAGATCCGGCTGTGA